The following nucleotide sequence is from Triticum dicoccoides isolate Atlit2015 ecotype Zavitan chromosome 7B, WEW_v2.0, whole genome shotgun sequence.
cctactgaacctactgaaaatgtttactttaaaattcctttgggtatgatggagaaacttctagctaatccctttacaggagatggaacattgcatcccgatttgcacttactctatgtggatgaagtttgtggattatttaagcttgcaggtatgcccgacgatgttatcaagaagaaggtcttcactttatctttgaagggagaggcattgacatggtttaggatatgtgatgatatgggatcatggaactacaaccgattgaaactggaatttcataagaagttttatcctatgcatcttgttcatcgtgatcgtaattatatatataatttctggcctcgtgaagaagaaagcatcgctcaagcttgggggaggcttaagtcaatgctatattcatgcctcaatcatgagctctcaagagaaatgattattcaaaaaatttacaaTCGACTTTCTCTCAaaaatcgctccatgcttgatacttcttgtcctggttcctttatgatgaagactattgaattcagatgggatttattggaaagaattaaacacaactctgaagattgggatctcgatgaaggtaaggagtcgggtaggacacctaagtttgattgtgttaaatcttttatggataccgatgcttttcgtgaatttagcactaaatatggacttgactctgagatggtagcttctttctgtgaatcatttgctactcatgttgacctccctaaggagaagtggtttaaatataatcctcccactgaagtaaaggtagttgcacctattaaatataatcatgttgttcctactacttatattgagaaaccacctttccctgttaggataaaggatcaagataaagcttcaactgtgcttcgtaagagtaatactaaaacacctacaccacctgagcaaattaaagttgaacctagtattgctatggttaaagatctcttggctgataatattgatgggcatgttatttatttctgtgatgaagctgccagaattgctagacccgatgctaagaaacatagacctgttgtaggcatgcatgttatttctgttaaaataggagatcattgttatcatagcttatgtgatatgggtgctagtgctagtacaatacctcattccttatacaaagaaattatgcatgatattgcacctactgagatagaagaaattgatgttacaattaagcttgccaatagagatactatttcaccaattgggattgttagagatgttgaagtcttgtgtgggaaagttaaatatcctgctgattttcttgttcttggttccccacaagatgacttttgtcccattatatttggtagacccttcttgaatactgttaatgctaagatagactgcgaaaaggatgttgttactattagttttgggggatatgtctcatgagtttaattttgccaagtttcgtagacaaccccatgataaagaattgcctagtaaggatgaaattattggtcttgcttctatttctgtgcctcctaatgatcctttagaacaatatttgctagatcatgaaaatgatatgtttatgaatgaaagaagggagatagatgaagtattctttaaacagggacctattctgaaagacAACTTgcgtgttgaaattctaggggatcctccacacccaagggtgatcccgtgtttgagcttaaaccattacctgatactcttaaatatgattatcttgatgaaaaagaagatatatcctgttattattagtgctaacctttcagagcaggaagaggagagattattgaaaactctaaagaagcaccgtgctgctattggatatactcttgatgatcttaagggcattagtcccactctatgccaacacaaaataaaattggagaaagacgccaaaccagttattgatcaccaacgacggttaaatcctaagatgaaagaagtggtaagaaaggaaatactaaagctcctagaggcgggtataatttaccccgttgttgatagtcagtgggtaagtcatgtccattgtgtccctaagaagggaggtattactgtcgttcctaatgataaagaagaattgatttcgcaaagaattattacatgttataggatggtaattgatttctgtaagttaaataaagctactaaaaaggctcattaccctctaccttttattgatcaaatgctagaaagattatctaaacatacacacttttgctttctagatggttactctagtttctctcaaatacctgtgtcagcagaggatcaagaaaagaccacttttacttgccctttcggtacttttgctgatagacgtatgccttttagtttatgtaatgcacctgctacctttcaaagatgcatgatggatatattttctgacttttgtgaaaagatttgtgaggtcttcatggatggtttctccgtttatggatcttcttttgatgattgcttgagcaatcttgaacgagttttgcagagatacaaagatactagtcttgtcttgaattgggaaaagtaccactttatggttaatgaaggcattgtcttggggcataaaatttctgaaagaggtattgaagttgataaagctaaagttgatgctattgaaaagatgccatgtcccaaggacattaaaggtataagaagtttccttcgtcatgccaatttttataggaggttcattaaggatttttctaaaatttctaggcctctgactaatctcttacaaaaagatattccttttgtatttgacgatgattgtgtagaagcatttgaaatacttaagaaagctttgatttctgcacctattgttcagccacctgattggaatttaccctttgaaattatgtgtgatgctagtgattatgctgtaggtgttgttctaggacaaatagttgataagaaactaaatgttattcagtatgctagtaaaactctagacaatgctcagagaaattatgctactactgaaaaagaatttttagcagttgtatttgcttgtgataagttcagaccttatattgttgattctaaagtaactgttcacactgttcatgctgctattaaatatcttatgaaaaagaaagatgctaagcctagacttattagatgggttctcttgctacaagaatttgatttgcatattattgatagaaagggagctgagaaccccgttgtagacaacttatctaggttagagaatgttcttgatgacccactacctattgatgataactttcctgatgaataattagctatcataaatgcttctcgtactgctttgtggtatgctgattatgctaattacattgttgttaaatttataccacctagtttcacataccagcaaaagaaaaaaaaattctatggtttaagacattacttctgagatgacccacacctttataaagaaggagtagaaggtgttattagacgttgtgtacctgagtatgaataggaacagatcctacgcaagtgtcactccgaggtatatggaggacaccacgctagagacagaactgcgcataaggtattgcaatctggtttttattggcctactctcttcaaagatgcctgtaagtttgtcttgtcttgtgatgaatgtcaaagaattggtaatattagtaaacgtcaagaaatgcctatgaattattctcttgttattgaaccatttgatgtttggggctttgattatatgggaccatttccttcctctaatgggtatacacatattttagttgccgttgattacgttactaagtgggtggaagctattccaactagtagtgctgatcataacacccctattaagatgcttaaagaagttatttttccgaggtttggtgtccctagatacttaatgactgatggtggttcacattttattcatggtgcttttcgtaaaatgcttgctaagtatgatgtaaagtagtccgggaaggacacgaggcgtccacgagggtggagggcgccccccctacctcgtggacacctcgtgtgctctccagactccgttttcttgcacattacttcttttggtcagtaaaaattcattatataatctcccgaaggttttgaccaccgtatcacgcaaatatcctttgtctttgtttcgagctgtttttctggcaaatctagagcaccatgacatcttcaagcgcccccaaggacaagtttttcgagaaggtcatcaatccctacctcgcggaggtgctgcatcaccctcaaaccattgatatgCGTGAGGGGGTGCGGCACATCcctgatgttgagggaccaaggaggaccggaagcgtggagacaagacttgaGGCAATAGAGCAACAAGTTtttaagtgccaagggatggtggaacgaacgcggactcaacgccaaccagatgatgatcgcggaattcaccaacaaccacaagctggatgccaagaacatcggggagaccatcttcaagcttcatgataaaatcgagcacctccaagcccagatctatgacctacaaaaccaaaacagtgagtatgaatatagattcaagaggatgagtttggctgcagatttgaggatcccggagactcgatcatccttctatgatggtgagcctatgccttggaagacggacgacaagcctacatcatcaacaactccatcgtcaccacctccgaagagggagacataaacacatgggtatgggtactccccttggcaactgccaagcttgggggagttgccccggtatcgtatcaccttcacactcctatctttacattttacttagttcgatccttttagtaatatcttgatctagtagaataaagttttggtatgatctagttttgagttttgccttttgatccctctatgtaatcgagtccgtgagctatacataataaagattagtgttgagtcaagggctttgctttctcattatgatcttgagggaataaaaagaataaaaaaaataaaacagatcaTATTGACCTTatgaagagtaatgacttcacatataaagagtatgatgattaaaagttgttgagagttggcaaacatagttttggtcatcgttgcaattaataggaagtaataaagaaagagaggttctcacatataaatatactatcttggacatcttttatgattgtgaacactcattaaaatatgacatgctaaagagttgatgttggacaaggaagacaacgtaatgggttatgttttcttatatccaaaataaagtatattgtcatggatcatccaacatgttgagcttgccttttcctctcatgctagccaaattccttgcaccaagtagagatactacttgtgcttcccaatatccttaaacccagttttgccatgagagtccatcatatctacctatggattgagtaagattcttcaagtaagttgtcatgttgcatgcaataaaaattgctctctaaatatgtatgacttattagtgtcgagaaaataagctttatacgatcttgtgatatgaaagtaataaaagcgacgaacagcataataaaggtccgtatcacaagtggcaatataaagtaacaTTCTTTTGTATTAGGATTTCGTGCATGCAAccttaaaagcacatgacaacctctgcttccctctgtgaagggcctatattttacttttatcttaccttatgcaagagtcatggtgatcttcacctttcctttttacattttatcctttggcaagcacctcgtgttggaaagNNNNNNNNNNNNNNNNNNNNNNNNNNNNNNNNNNNNNNNNNNNNNNNNNNNNNNNNNNNNNNNNNNNNNNNNNNNNNNNNNNNNNNNNNNNNNNNNNNNNNNNNNNNNNNNNNNNNNNNNNNNNNNNNNNNNNNNNNNNNNNNNNNNNNNNNNNNNNNNNNNNNNNNNNNNNNNNNNNNNNNNNNNNNNNNNagactaaatgatagttgagtatgtggacttgctaaaaagctcttatattgactctttcctatgttatgaataattgcaattgcttcagtgaccgaGATCAtaatttgttggttctcaatgaagtttctgattcatacttgacattgtggatagactgttatttgagcataagaaatcatatgacaatatatatatatatatatatatatatatatatatatatatatatatatatatatatatatatatatatgttgctgatataagaatgatcatgatgccctcatgtccgtattttattttatcgacacctctatctctaaacatgtggacatttttttcgatatcggctttcgcttgaggacaagcgaggtctaagcttggggagttgatacgtccattttgcatcatgcttttatgtcaatatttattgcattatggactattatcacacgttatgtcacaatacttatgcctattctctcttattttacaaggtttacatgaagagggagaatgccggcagctggaattctgggctggaaaaggagcaaatattagagacctattcaacgcaactccaaaagtcctaaaactccacgaaagtcatttttggaattaataaaaaatactgagcataagaaataccagaggggcccacaccctaaccacgagggtgggggcgtgccctacccccctgggcgcgtccccctgcctcgtgggccacctagcagccctccggtgcccatcttctgctatatgaagtcttttaccctgaaaaaatttgcaagcaagctttcgggatgaaactccaccgccatgaggcggaaccttggcggaaccaatctagggctccggcggagctgttctgccggggaaacatccctccgggagggggaaatcatcaccatcgtcatcaccatcgatcctctcattgggagggggtcaatctccatcaacatcttcactaccaccatctcctctcaaaccctagttcatctcttgtatccaatttttgtcctaaaacctcagattggtacctgtgggtcactagtagtgttgattactccttgtagttgatgctagttggtttattcggtggaagatcatatgttcagatcctatatgcatattaataccactctgattatgaacatgaatatgatttgtgagtagttacatttgttcctgcagacatgggagatgtcttgctataagtagtcatgtgaatttggtattcgttcgatattttgatgagatgtatattgtctctcctctaatggtgttatgtgaatgtcgaataCAAGACACTTcactattgtttgggcctagaggaaggcattgggaagtatctctactcctaatggacgacttGGTGAATAGTCGTCCGGTCaattttcgctggttttttttcgtcATATTCCCACCGTCGGGTTTTTTTGGTCATCGTACACCGGTTTATTTTCGTCATCGTATCGAAAACACCTGGGATCGATCCCTCGTTACTCATACGAGCGATTCCTCCTGCCCCCGCCGCTCGCACGAACCATTTGCGAGGCCCCCTCGCACAAAAAAGCCCGTTTAGGGTTccacccaccgccgcctccctgctccaccgccgccgccccatctcccgctacaccgccgccgccccatctcccgctccgccgccgcccctaCTGCTCCACcctatctcctctctctctctctcactcctaaCGTCCTGGTTTCCTGAGTTCCGGCCGCCGTCGATCCCCAGGGACGTCGCGGATCACCAGGACGCCACCATCGCATATCACCACCGCCGTCGCCGTCGATCCCAGGGACGCTGCAGATCCCCAGTACACTGCCAATACCCAGGACGCCGCGGATCTCcagatgtcgccgccgccgtcggcgcGGATCCGCACACGCCGCCGGCGCCACGGATCCCCACGGACCATGCATACGGCGGCGAACAACCAGAACTTCTCCTCCGTAGAGGACACCGCCATAGGTGCGTCGATATTGATCTTCTCCTGCAATGTGGGAGTCTGCCTTGCCAGTACACAATGGGTTCTTTCTAATTCAGACCTTGCTTGCTTATTATGACATGTTCTTTGCCATGGTGAGCACATCACGATACTTTCGCTGTCATGACTTTTGTATGCCATTAATTTTGTTTAGGAGTCAGTTTAAGTGGAGATCGAATGGTTTTTAGATTAAGTGGAGAATCTTCTGTAGTGTATTGTTGTTCAACTGAGACATATGCAGCGGGCATGAAGGCAGCAAGTTACTATACATTCAGAATTCATGTAGTTATAAACAGGAAAAAAGAGACAATGCTACCGCCGTTGGCTTGGCTGCGGCCACCGCTCCTGCTACTAGCCGCTAGCGCCAGGGCGTCTGTCGCCGCCGCCACTTTGGCCGCCGGCTCCGCTGTGGTTCGCACGTTGCATGCGCCTTGGCTCGTGGTGTGTGCTATGTTCATCTGTTCCTGTTCGTACCTTTGATGACTGGTTCGGTGTGTCGTGTGTGTAGGTCGTATGTGCAGCCATCGCGAGAGCACAACCCAAATAATGAGCCTTCTCACAATTCATGGCCCAACATCAAAGAGAACTCTTTCTGTGATTTATTGCGCTTGTCATCCATTGATTGAGCGTATACGGGTATGTATATTATAGTATATTTTGCCGGAAATAAAGGACGGGCTGGTGCTCTGCCTCGCCCTACTGAGAGCTCCACCGGTGCTATCGCTAATATCCTTGTCCTGTAGTAGCTTTATTATTTCTCCCACCTTTTCTGCTACATGTGTAAATGTAGTTACATTTGAGAAAACAAGAGATATTTGGTTGGGATTTTTTTTGACATATCTTTGTTATCTGGGTATCTAAATTATTGTTGAATGCATCTTCATGTGAGAAAATGTGGACAGCTACAGGAGAAACATAAATTTTGTCATATAAAGTTGGAAGTGTTGAACTGCTCAAACTTTCTACTTTGCAAACAAATATAGTGATGCAAGGTATTCAGATGTCTGTTGTTGATGAGAATTTACATTGGGTTCAACATTAAATTAGTGCTTAATTGTTGCCTTGGTGATTGCTACTATTTCATTCTTTCAGAAAGATGTCTACTGTTGGAATGTTTCATAGTTTATGTTTTTCAAAAAAATCCGTTATATACATATATCTACCTCATGTAGATGCACTATCAAATTGTCTCATTAATTCCTTGCCACATTATTTTGCGCAGGCTGGCTTGCCCCTAATTTTATAAATCCTGCCAAATTTCTAAATCTTAGTTCATATGCAGCTGGAAGAATTCCAAGATAGACCATTGCTTCAAGGTTGGGAGCAGCCACGACATAATTGACATCAAAACAAGATCAGGGTCCTACATATCCGGTATTGCTTGGTGAGATTTCTATTTTCCAATCCGTTATATACCTATGATTTATTTGCTACATGAGGTAGTGACGGAATCACCTTTACAATGCCAACTAAATTTCTATTTCTACAGTACTAGCTACTAGCCAATAACATTTGTTTACAGTCTCATCAGTTGATAGAGTGATTAGTCATAGTAAACTATGTGCCAGCTTATGTTATCCAATCAATCTATCTTTTACTAGCATTCCCCATTGTGTAAATTGGTATTATTTGCACCAGCCTGCATACACTCGTAAAACATGGTGGGGAAGACAAGCAAATAGGCACCGGCGGAGCTATGGCAAGGCTCAAAGGGCCATGGCCCGCCCTGGGCTGGAACGAAGACGAGTTTTACATGAATTTATCCCACAATAATGCATTGATTTTTAATTTGGTGGCGCTATTTGCACTATCCAGCCCGTCAACATTTTTTAGGTA
It contains:
- the LOC119338935 gene encoding uncharacterized protein LOC119338935, with amino-acid sequence MATYSKGTDRKGRQGEEERVDPSKEGGEGPTWETPVTDSASSGLAIADCAIPPAPAARTNHLRGPLAQKSPFRVPPTAASLLHRRRPISRYTAAAPSPAPPPPLLLHPISSLSLSLLTSWFPEFRPPSIPRDVADHQDATIAYHHRRRRRSQGRCRSPVHCQYPGRRGSPDVAAAVGADPHTPPAPRIPTDHAYGGEQPELLLRRGHRHSWKNSKIDHCFKVGSSHDIIDIKTRSGSYISGIACLHTLVKHGGEDKQIGTGGAMARLKGPWPALGWNEDEFYMNLSHNNALIFNLVALFALSSPSTFFR